The Robbsia betulipollinis genome contains the following window.
GCGCATCGTATCGCAGGGATTCGATAGAATTCACTGAATCGGAATATTCGAAATGTCGCATGTATTGTCGGAAAAGTTGTCGGAAAACACCGTCTACAAGCATCAGCGTACCGGGCGCCTGTATAGCGTCGTGACCAGGGCGAAGCTGGAAATGTCGGGCGAGGAAGTGGTGGTGTACCAAAGCCTCAAAAGCGGACGGATCTGGGTGCGGCCCAGTGCGGAGTTCTTCGACGGACGCTACGCGCCCACTAGCGTGCCGCCCATCCTGCGGCGGGTCGAATGAGCTGCTTCTGCACGATGAGGGGAGGCACCATTCAGGAATATCGGTTTCTTCGCCCGGACGATGCATGTCATTCGCTTAAATGCAGAAGGCCTGCCGTAGAGGCAGGCCTTCTGCATTGCCCTATCCAATAAGATGGAAGGGCCAACGTTTTGAATCGCCAGCCACACAATGCATTTTGTATGCTGGCCAGCGTATATTCTTGGGGTGGCTGATGGGGCTCGAACCCACGACAACTGGAATCACAATCCAGGACTCTACCAACTGAGCTACAGCCACCACGGTCTTCTTGCTAGCGGCAACGCTATGTAGTCGCATCACCGAAGAACAAGATTATAGCGATGCATTTCAAACTTGGCTAGAAGATTCTGCGTGTTCTCCGAAGGTCGTGAAGTTTGCCTGCATCGTTCGCAGGGCAGCACGGGCGTCGTCGAACAGGGTGAAGTCGCCCCGCGTGAGCCGAGGCGTATCCGACAATATGCGTCGCCAGTTGCGTGCCCCCGGCGCGCCGCGGTGCCAGCCCAGGACATGGCGCACGATGGCGTTGAGCGGCGTGCCCCGCCGGTGGGCGTCCTCGCAATAAGCGATGAGCACCGCTTCGATCTCGGCATCGTTCATGGCGGGCGCCGTCGATCCGTAGAAACGCTGGTCGACTCCGCGCAGGATGGTGGGATTCTGATACGCCTCGCGCCCCAGCATCACGCCGTCGACCCGTTGCAAATGCTCGGCCGCCTGATCCAGCGTCTGGATACCGCCATTGACGATGATTTCGAGATCGGGAAAATCCCGTTTCAGGCGATACGCATACTCGTAACGCAATGGCGGAATTTCACGGTTTTGCTTGGGGCTCAGACCCTTGAGAATCGCGTTGCGCGCATGCACGATGAACGTCGCGCAGCCGGCGGCGGCGACGACGCCGACGAAATCGCGAACGAAACCGTAGTCTTCGCCGTGATCGATGCCGATTCGGTGTTTGACCGTCACCGGCAATGTGACCGCGTCGCGCATCGCCTTGACGCCATCCGCCACCAGGCCGGGTTCGGCCATCAGGCACGCCCCGAATGCGCCACGTTGTACGCGTTCCGACGGGCAACCGCAGTTGAGATTGACCTCGTCGTATCCCCAGTCTGCGGCGAGCCGCGCGGCACGCGCGAGCTCGGCGGGCTCGCTGCCGCCGAGCTGCAACGCGACCGGATGTTCTGCCTCATTGAATGCCAGATGACGCGCGACGTCGCCATGCAGCAGCGCGCCGGTCGTGACCATCTCGGTATATAACCATGCATGTCTGGAAAACTGCCGGTGGAAAAACCGGCAATGGCGGTCGGTCCAGTCAAGCATGGGCGCAACGCATATGCGACGCCCGTGAGCGGGAAGGATGGATTCGAGGTGGTTCATCGAGATGGGGCAGTGTCAGGCGCAGGGCCAGCGAAGCGACAGTTTACGCGGGTTTTCGTGCGTGGCTAAAAGAGCCTCCACTGAACCCCGGCAGAGACCTGGCTGCGGTCGATCCCATATGGACGCGGCACGCGACATGCTCCGCCATGGCATGCATCAGACGGCTAATCGGCCGATGTCGGCGAGGTCGACGGCATCGTGCGTACGGACGGTGGCGCATCCTTTGCGCATCCTTTTTCCACACGCAGATCGTCGAGTTGATTGCGTCGGTTGTTCGCGCTCTTGATCGCGGCGCTTTTTTCCATCGCGTTACCGATGCCGAAGTCCGTCGCGAACGAGAGGGCGGAGCGGCCATCGAACTGACTCTCTTGACCTACTCGCCTCTGGAAATCATCTATCTTGGCGGTTTCGATATCGATTTCCGGGCAGCTGAGGCTGTTTTTTTCATAGGCGGTCAGTTCGCTCTCCCGCCCGTAAAACTTCGTCGCGCAACCGGCGAGCGCCGTACAAACGATCAGGGTACTCAGTAGTCGTCTTTTCATGGTCCTTCGCCTGCAGCGATACGCGGTGCGCTGTCGAGCGAGCAGCGGACCGACCCACTCCTGCCTTGCACAGCCAGGTGTTTCAAAGTGAAACTCAGCCTACCGGCGGTTCCGCTGCTTCGCCTTGTCCCGGTGGGTCGTTGGGCGCAGCGTCGCGCCCTTCGTCGGCCCGGTCGGGAATCGCGCTCTTTTCGTTGTCGCTATGCTTGGCCACCGTAACGTCTGCTGCCGGTGCCGCGGGGGTCTTGTTGTCTTCGCTCATTCGGATTCTCCTGTCATGGTTGACTCAGTCGTCAAGCAATAATGATACCAGTGCGTTGCTCACCTCAGGAGTGCTTATCTCCGTTCGCGTACGATACATCTGCAGACAGGGCAAAAACCAGGCAAGACGCGGGTGCAACGTGGGGATTGAGGCCAGGGGCGGGGGCGAGGATCAGATCGAACGGCCCGCTTCGTTTCCCGTTGTCATCATGGCCGCGCTCTCGTCCGCGATGCAGCGATCGATCATCCGGCATATTGCGTCGATCTTTCCGACCATGGTGGTGCCCGAACTGCCACGATAAACGCGCACCGCGCTGCGGGTCGCGGATAGCGGCGTGACCTGAACCGGACGTACGGAGGCCGTGCGCTTGATGCCGCCACCCGCGATTCCCGAGCCGAAGCGTTGCGATTCGGCAGGCGTCGCCGCTGCTGCGGGAAACTCGCCCTTGTCGCCCTTGTCGCCCTTGTCCCGGCAGGAGCGAAAGACGCGGGTGAGTCGCGCTCGCCCGAAGGTATGAAGCGCGGTACTGGCAGACAACAGGCGGACGAGCCTCGACATGACGTTTCTCCGTTCAAAGTTGGGTAGGACGTATGAGACCGACGGCGATACCTTCGAGCTCAAAGTCCGTTCGCTCGCGGTCGACCAAAATATTCGAAAAATCAGGGTTTTCTGCAATCAACTCGACGCCCGTGGCAGTGCGCTTGAAACGCTTCACCGTCACTTCGTCGCCCAGTCGCGCCACAACGATCTGGCCGTCGTTCGCTTCGCGGCGACGTTGCACCGCGAGGAGATCGCCATCGAGAATACCCGCGTCACGCATGCTCAGGCCCCTGACCGTGAGCAGATAATCCGGCTTGTTCGAGAACATCGCCGGATCGCAGCCGTACTGACGCAAGACGTGTTCCTGCGCCAGAATCGGATTGCCGGCCGCGACCTGACCTATGAGCGGAAGAAACAGTGCGCGCGTTAGCGAGGCGGCCGGTGCGGCGTCGTTCGCCGCGTCCGGTTGGACGATCCGGATACCGCGCGATGCACCCGGCGCCAGTTCGATTACGCCCTTGCGGGCGAGCGCACGCAAGTGTTCCTCGGCGGCGTTCGCCGAGCTGAATCCCAATTCCGCGGCAATCTCCGCGCGTGTGGGCGGGAAGCCGCTGCGCTCGATGGCACGCTGCACTAATTCAAAGACTTGCTGCTGTCGTGCGGTAAGCTTGAGCATGACGTCGTTCCTGGATGCGATACTGTAATTCTATACAGTATTTTCCGGCTGGCAACCTTTTTCGCCGGTCGCCGCCGCATGTCCGTCATCGATGTGGGTCCCATGCGACGTGGCAATTGCGGTTGCAAGTAGCGTGCCTCTGTGCGCTACAGTCGCGGTTTCCCCATCCTTCGCCCCGGTTGTTTCCAGATGAATGTTCCTCCTGCTTCAACACCGTATTTTCCCGCTGGCGATGCGCCAGCCCGCGTGGCGCCGGACGCCATCGGCGCACTGCCCGCCGCATCGCCTGTCACGCCTGCGGGTCCGCCGCTTGCCGCCGCTGCCGGAAGGGCTGCCGCGGCACGACCGGCGACCCTGCCGCGCGTGGTGATACTGGGCACGGGCGGAACGATCGCCGGGTCGGGCGCAAGCGCGGCAGAATCCCTTCATTACCGCGCGGGCGCGCTCACGCTCGACGTGCTGTTGGCGGCGGTTCCCGGTCTCGATCGGCTGGCCGCCATCGCGTCCCGGCAATTCGCCGCAATCGACAGCAAGGATGCCAGTCTCGATTTCCTGTGTGGTCTGAGTCGCGAGGTCAACGCGGTGCTGGCACGCGACGATGTCGATGGCGTCGTGATCACGCATGGCACCGATACGCTGGAAGAAACGGCTTACTGGCTGCATCTGACGGTGGGCAGCGACAAACCGGTCGTGATGACTGCGGCGATGCGTCCCGCGACCGCACTCTCGGCGGACGGCCCGGCGAATCTCTTCGACGCGGTCACGCTCGCCGCGGCACCGGCTGCGCGCGGACAGGGCGTGCTGGTGGCATTCGGCAACCGCATCCACTCCGCACGCGATGTGGTCAAGGCGAGTAGTCACTCGGTGAACGCTTTCGCCTCGCCGGAATCGGGCGCACTGGGTTGGGTTCAGGATGGCCAGGTCGCGTTCGCACGGGCCGCTCAGGATCTGCACACCGGGTTGCACACCGGGTTGCACACCGGGTTGCACACATCCGGTAGCCGTTTCGCCCGTGCATCGGGCTGGCAGGCCGCGGATCTGGCCGCCGTCGATATCGTGGTGAGTCATGGAGGCGTTTCGCCCAGGTACATCGACGCCCTGATGCGCGATTCCGCCGGGCGGGTGGCCGGCGTGGTCGTCGCCGGTACCGGCAATGGCTCGCTGCATGCCGATCTGCAGCAGGCGTTGGCGCAGCTGCCGGGCGCCGGCATCGCGGTCGTGCGCTCCAGCCGTGCGCTGGAGGTACGTGTGACGCGTGGCGCGGCGGTCGACGATGCGGCGCTCGGCTTCGTGGCGAGCGGTACGCTGAACCCGTACAAGGCACGGCTGCTATTGCTGCTCGCGCTATCGGACGGCATCGCGGCGCCCACTGCCCTGCAGACCCTGTTCGATGCCTATTGAAGCGTTTTTCCATAGCGCATGACCGACATCCGGTGCCGCTCATCCGGTGCCGCTCAGCGAGCCCGCGCCGCATCCTCCAGCTGCGCGCGCAGTGCCGCCACCAGAGCCCGCACCCCGGCGAGGTCCGCCAGAAAATCGCGATTCGCCCGAGAGAGCCGGACGGCAGCGCGCGCCGTGTCGCCGGCGTCCGGCGCCGAACGTGCCACAGGGCGAGCGTCGTGCGACGCGTTTTCGTCATCGTCGGCCTCCGGCGCAAGGCCGGCGGCGATGCTGCTCGCCCGCGTCAGTGCGTCGCAGGCATCGGCGAAGGCATGCAGGCCGAGCATTTTCGCCGGACCTTTGTTGTGGTGCGCGTATTGACGCAACGCGGCGCGGTCGCCTGTTCGCATGGCCTGTTCGTAACGAGGATGCGAGGCGTCGAGTCCCTCCTCGAACAGGCGTAGCAACCGCGCGGCCATCGTGCGGTCGCCGTTCGCGATCCGCATCAGACGCTCGGCGAGTTCGTCCAGTCGCTCGGCGGGTTCGGGCGACGCGGGCGCGACGCTGTCCGCCGAAGCCGTGGCCTCGTGCGCATCGCTGTGGTCTGCCGTCGGCAGCAGTTGCGCGCGCAGGCTGGCGAGGGTCAGGGGCTTGACCAGCAGGCCGAGCATGCCCGCGTCGAGGCAACGCTGCCGCGACGCGGCGGAGGCGTCGGCGCTGTAGCCGATAACCGGAAGGGTCGATCCCCGGCGTTCGACGATGGCAGTGGCAAGCGCATATCCGCTCATGCCCGGCATGTTGCAATCGGTGATGACGAGCGCGAAAGCCTCCGCCGCCAGTAGTGCCAGCGCCTCCCCGGCGTCCGACGTCGTCTGTGCCGCGAACCCCAGCTGCATGAGTTGCGTGGCCAGCAATACCCGGTTCGCCTCGTGGTCGTCGACGACCAGCACGCGTGCCCCCGGTTCGAGCGGCAAGGCGAGGGGACGGGCGACGCCGGAACCTGCCGGACGCGATGGCGCGGTGTCGTGGTGCGGCACGAGAAGCGGCAGGACGAGCGTGACCGTCGTGCCCGCTCCCTCCCGGCTTTGCAGGGCGATCGTACCGTCCATGGCTTCGACGATGCGGCGGCAAATCGCCAGGCCCATGCCGGTGCCGCCATAACGGGCGTAAATCGCGCCCGAGAGCTGCTGGAAAGGTTGAAATAGCTTTTCCTGCGCCGCGGGCGCGATGCCCGGACCGGTATCGCTTACCGTGATGGTGATGCCTGCCGCGGGCGCGCCGTCCGGCGTGGGCAGTGCACCGCATTGCGCACGCAACGCGACCGTCCCCGATGCGGTGAACTTGATGGCATTGCTGAGCAGGTTGTTCAATACCTGCCGCAGCCGACTCGCGTCGAAGAGCGCCAGATCGGGCAGGCCGGCCGGCGCCTCCCCGGGAAGCTCGAGCCGCAGTGCGAGTCCTTTGGATGCGGCGCTGGGTTGAAAGAAATCGACGACCTCGCGCAGGTGGTCTGCGAGACGACCGGGCGTCCGGTTCAATTGCATCTGGTCGAACTCGGCGCGGGAATAGTCGAGGATATCGTTGAGCAAGGTCATCAGCGCGGTGGCCGAGCCGTAGGCCAGTCGTGCCTGTTGCCGGCGCCGGGCGGCGTTGATGGGCATGACGCCCGGCGCCGTCCGGACGCAGCGCGTGCCGACGGCTTCAACGTCGTCGGCGCGTGTTCCGTGCTCCGACTGCAGGAGTTCGAGCACGCCGATGATGACATTCATCGGCGTACGTATTTCGTGGCTGATGGTGGCCATGAACAAGGTCTTCGCGCGATTCGCGGCCTCCGCTTCCTCCTTGGCGCGGCGCAGCGCCTGTTCCATGTGTTTGAGGTCGGTAAGATCGATCCAGCCGCCCAACATGCCGCCGCTGTAAGCATGCGCGCCATCGCGTCCCGCCGGAACCGGCACGCTCAGCTGCCCGAGCGGCACCGCCCAGTGACAGCCTTCGATGCGGCGTCCATGCAGGCGCAGCGCGAGCGTCTCGAAATACTTTTCCGCACCCGCGCGCAGGTGCCGATAGGCGTCGTCGATGAGTCTGCGGCTCTGCGCGTCGAAACCGGGCGTATCGGCGATCGTGCGTCCGATGAGGTCTTGCAGCGGCAAGGCCATCGCTGCGCAAAGTGCCTGGTTGCAATCGACCAGTACGCCGGCCGCGTTGCGAACATAGGTCGGATTGGGGTTGGCGTCGATCAGCCGTCGCAGAAAGGCGACCTGCTGTTCGAGGAGTCGTTCATGCCGCTGGCGGGCCCGTATGCGGAACCTCAGCCACAGGCTCCAGGCGACGATCGCGCCGAACAGCAACGCGACGGCGAGCGTTGCATGGCGTATCAGCGCACGATGCGGCACCCAGCTGGGCGGCACGAGCGCGAGGGCGCTCCATTGCGCGTTGAGCGCATCGATGCTGGCTTCGGGGAGGGCGCCGATGGCCCGATCGACGATGGCGCGCAAGTGCGGCGCGCCCGGGCGAATCGCGAATTGCACCGGCACCGCGGCAGGCCCGGTGGTGCCGGAGATCCGCAGCGCACGCGCGTAGTACTGGTGGATGAAATAGTCCGCGGTCGCGAAGTACAGCACGGTTGCGTCCGCATGTCCGGCGGCGACGTGCTCCAGCGCATCGATGCCGCTCCCGGCATAGATGATGTCGCGAGGCGCGAGGCCGCGCGCGAGCAGGTAGGGCGTCAGCGGCTGGCCTTTCACGAGAGCGATCTTGCGCCCGCGCAGAGAGTCGAGATCGGTGATGGCCGCGTCGTCGCGGCGCGCCACGATCGCAGCGGTGGTGAACATGAAGGGGCGGGTATGAAGCAGTCCGTCAGGATCATCGTGATCGGCGCCGAGCGCGAGCGCTGCCATGTCGACCTCGCCCTGCGCCGCTTGCTGGCGCATCGCCGCGACCGGTGCGACGAATACCGGTTCGAAGACCAGGCCCGTGCGCGCGGCGATCATGTCGAGCAGCGACGCGGTGATGCCGGAAAAGCGCCCGCCGCTGTCCTCGAAGGCAAACGGCACCACATAGCTGGGCGTGGCGACGCGCACCACGGGATGGGCGTCGATCCATGCCTGTTCAGCCTCGCTTAATGGCAAGCGTTGCGGCCGTGTCGCCTGTGTGACGTCGCTCCAGCGCCGTGCGATGCGCGCGTGCATCTGGGGCGGGATGTGCCCGAGCGCGGCGTTCAGTTCGGCCAGCAGTTCGCGCTGCGCTGGATTCACGGCGAACGCATGCGGAATGCTCAGGGCATCCAGCCGTTGTTTGATCTCGAGCCCGGTGAACAGCACGGTGCGGGCGTAGGCGCGCAGCGCGCCGGGGTCGCCGACATACACCGTCGCCCGTCCGATCGCCAGGCTTTCCAGTGCGTGATAGGGCGTATCGACCGCAACGCGCCGGGCTTGCGGATAACGCTGCGCGAGCGTTGCGTCGGCGAACGCGGTACGGACGTAGACCAGCGTTTCGCCAGCCAGACCGGCGGCTGGCGGATGGTCGTGCCGGGCAATGACCGCAACCGCGCTGCGCGCGAAGGGCGCCGTCGTCACCGGGGCGTCGGGCCGGCGGTTCGCCTCGGCGCCGGCGCGATCCGCTGGCGGACTGTCGATGCCGATCGCGACCGCGACCTCGCCGCTCGCGAGCGCGGCGCGCAGGGCGGCCGGATCGGCGTAAAGCCGCGCCGCCCATTCGATGCCGGCGAATTGTCCGATGCGGCGCAGGTAGTCGGTCGCCACGCCGGTCACGCGCAGCGTTTCGGGATCGATGATGGCCGTGGGGCGAATGCCCTGGATCATGCCGACCGCAACATGACGCACGACATCGGGCCGGGCGGAAGGCATGCCCGGCGGTTGCGGGGCGATCGCGGCATCCGGCGCATCCCAGGCATCGGCGATGGTCAGCACGCGCGGGGTAGGGGCGGCGATTGCCTGCGGATGTGCGAGACGCGGCGCCAGTCCGGTTGCCGTGCCCGCGATCGCCAGATAGAGGAGGGACAGCCGGAACCGGAACCAGAACCCGCCGCGGGGCAAAACCCATGTCCGACGGGCGCGCACGCCGCAGTCGCGGGACAGTGCCGCCGCGCGACGAGGAAAACGGTGCGTGCATGGTGTTTCCCGCATCGTTATTTCGGTATGCTTAAAAAGCAATTATTGCATACCGGCCAGGCGCCGAACCAGTGGCGACCGGCGAACGCGTCGCTCAGTGGCGACTTACGTCGGGTTCGAAAAAGACCCAGCGCGCTTCGGGGAAGCGGGCCTGGAGATCGGCTTCGATACGGTTGATCGCGTCGACCTGGGCGCGGCCGCTGGCGTAGTCGATCAGTTCCGCCTGCACCGCGACGACGATATGTTCGCCCCACTGCAGCGTGATCAGATTGATGACGCGGCGCACTTCCTCGCGCTCTTCCAGAAAGGCATGAATGCCGCGGCGCGTGTCCGGCGAGGCCGATTCACCGACGATCATCGATTTGACCTCGCGCAACACCAGTGCCGCGACGATCATCAACAGCAGGCCCACGCCAATCGATCCGCATGCGTCGTAGACGGGGTTGCCCGTCACGGTGGAGGCGACGATGGCGATCAGTGCCACGCTGAGGCCGGCAAGCGCGGCCGAATCCTCGCCGGCGACCACGAGCAGTTCCGACTCGCGCGTCTCGCGGAACCACCGCCACAAGGGCATGCTGCCGTTGGAATGGCGAATCTGCTTGATTGCACCGGTCAGCGATACGGCTTCCAGGATCAGCGACAACACCAGCACGGCGATGGCGACATAGGGGTAGGAGAGGGGTTCGCGATGCAGCAGACGATGCACGCCTTCGTACACGGAGAAAGCGCCGCCGATGAAGAACAGCAGCAGGGCGACGATCATCGAGTAGAAGTAACTGACGCGTCCATTGCCCAGTGGATGAAGTTCGGATATCGGCTCCCTGGCCTGACGCATGCCGAACAGCAACAGCAGTTGGTTCATGCAGTCTGCGAGCGAGTGAATCGCCTCCGCGAGCATCGAGCCGGAACCGGTAAAGATCGCAGCGCCGAATTTCGCGGCGGCGATCAATGCGTTCACGCCAAGCGCGAGGAAAATTGCGACGGGAGATTCGCTTGCCATTCTGTTCCTTGAAGATGATGAGGAGGGCCGCCGCACGAGGATCACCCTCGGCGAAGACCGCTTTCAATTCTATGCGAATGTCATGGTGCGAGATGGACGCGAAAGCTGTTTGCAAGTACAACTCAAACAATGCAACTAACAGTCAAATTTTTAAAAAATAAAGATCAACTGACGTAAACCAGCCATCCACACCAACTCAGCCGTTCATCATGCAAATGCAATTCGCAGTCACGAAACGAGTTGAACCATGCGTTTTCCCGACACGCGACACTGGCGCGGCGTGATCCCGAACTTTGCCCGAAAACTTCGGCTGGAGTGCGCCGCATCGTTGAATCCCCATCGAAATCAGATAGCCGCCCAGGTAGGCTAGGAAGGCGGGCGCGGTGATCATCGGCGCCTTGAAGTGCATGACGGCGCGGTTCGGCGTGGGGGTCTCGATGCCCTCGAGCGCCCACCAGATGCCGCCCACCTGCAGCGATTTGTCCGCATGCAGGCGGTCGAAATACGTGAACTTGACATCGTCCGACGTCAGTTTGTCGCCATTGTGGAAGAGCACGTCGTCGCGTAGGTCCAGTTCGAGCACGCGGCCGTCGCCATCCTTCCAGCGCCATGCGGTGACGACGCCTGGCCGCAACCGGCCTTGTGCGTCGATATCGATCGCGGTGTCGAAGACGCTGCGATAGATCGAGATCGGATCCGGCGCGACGCGCACCAGCGGATCCCATGACGGGACATCGGCGGGAAAGGCGATCGTGACGGGCGTGGCCGCGGGCAGCGGGGCGCCCAGCGCAGAACGGCTCGCGGCCACGCCCAGAGACCCGAGCGCACCGAAACCGGCCAGACCGGGCAGGGCGGCCGCGCCCGAAAGCAGCTGCAGGAACGTTCTACGGTCGGTCATGACATGATCCCTTCTGGTTCGTGGAGATGACACATTGCGGGATAGCGGACACCAAAGGCGCCCCCCCTGGATGGCCCCTGGATCCGGTCCCCGAAGCGATTCAAAACGGCCGATCGCCCCTGATCCAGAGCCGGTGCATCTCGCGTACGTACTTCTTGTCGTCGAACAGCGTGCCGGTGTGCAGCGAACAGCGGTTGTCCCAGACGAGCACGTCGCCGCGATGCCATTTGTGGGTGTAGACGAAACGTTCCTGCGTGCAATGCGCGATCACGTCGTCGAGCAGCGCGAACGCGGCATCGGTCTCCATACCGTCGATGCCCTTGACGGTGCCCAGGCTCGGCCAGAGCGCGCGGCGTCCATCCGCGGGATGCGTGCGCACCAGCGGATGACGCACGTCCGGGTTATCCAGCAACTGCGCCGGTGTCAGCTCGCGTCGCTGGAACTCGCGCGTCGCCATGAAGTGCGCGTAGCTGTGATGCAGCACGAGACCTTCCAGCGCCGCGCGCTCGTCCTCGGGCATCGCATCGTAGGCCGCGCAGGTATCGGCGAGGAGGGTGTCCGAGCCCTCTTCGGGCACCTGCACGGCGTACAGCATCGTGCACATCACCGGTTCGGCCTTGTAGGAGTAATCGGTGTGCCAGCCGACGCCATCGTTGTGCGCACCAATCGGCTTGCCATCGACAAGTCGGTTCGACAGCACGTAGATTTCCGGGTGACCCGGCAGCGTGAATTCCTGGATCGTGTGGCCCTCGGGTTCGCCGAACGCCGATGCGAAACGCACCAGATCGTCCGGCGCCATCGATTGGTCACGCAACAGGATGGCGCCATGCAGATGAAAGCAGCTGACGACGTCCCGCAGCACATCCGGGGCAACGCTGGCCAGATCGACGTCCAGGATCTCGGCGCCGAAACCGGGCTTGAGTTCCCGGGTGGAAAAGGGAGAAGCGGGGAGCATGTTCGACCTTTATTTCTGAATAATGACGGTGACCGACGCGCACGCACGAGGGTAGTCAATGAAATGGCCAGGGCAACAACCACAACCGAGAGAATAAGCAGCCGATTTGTCGCGGTCTTGTCGCAGCGCGCACGGGAAACTGGAGCGCGATGCATATCGGGCGGCGCACGGCAACCGCCGGCGGCGGGAGCGTCAGAACGTGTGGATCATGGCGACGCGCGACACGGTCTGGGTGCGCGTGCTCGAAGGCACCGAATAGAAGCCCGCGCCCTGGTTGGCATCCACGCCGGACGATGCGCGTAGATAGGAGACGTTCGCGTATAGCCAGGTGCGTTTGGACAACAGATACTGCATGCCAAAGGTCGGCTGGTTCCAGTGGCGGCTGGCGAAAGTCGTGTACTCGTAGCCCCCCAGCGCGATGACAGAGGGCGTGATGAAATACATCGCGCCGAGTTCGCAGACATTCATCGTGGCGCTATTGGACGCGTGATTCAGATGCGTCGACGTGAAATTGCCGGCAAGGGTCAGCTTGACGAACGAATAGCTTGCGCCCACCGCGGCGATGGATTCGCGATCCACGGTGAAATAGGTGCTGGAATCCAGGTCGGTGACGGTCCCGTCGGCGTTGCGCGTAGCCATGGTCTGGCCCAGAAAGGACGTGACGCCGATTTGCGCATACGGGTCGAGTTCGACGTCGTTGACGCGCGTGTAGACGGCTGCCGCGGAGAAACCGTTCATCTTGTAGCCGATCCCGGCGCTCCATGAACTGTCCTCGTGGAAATCGCCCGAGACGTTGCCAAAGCCGTACATGACGCCGAACGAGAACCCGCCGTAGGTGGCGCTTTGGAACTTCACCGTGTTGTTCAGCTGGTCGCCGGCGATGCGGTCGAAATCCCCCATATGTCCGGAGTAGACGCTTGCGTAACCGTTCAGGTTGAATGGCGTGATGTAGTCGTAGATGAAGTCGTATTGGCGGCCCAGAGTGAGGGTGCCGTAGGGGTTCGACAGACCGACGAAGGCCTGACGGCCGAATTCGAGTCCTCCCTGGCGCATGACGCCCGTGTTGAGGCTGAAACCGTTTTCGAGCACGAACAGCGCCTTCATGCCGCCGCCCAGGTCTTCGGTGCCTTTGAACCCGATGCGGTTGCCGAAATTCGCACCGTCCTGGGCCTCGAACAGACGATGTCCGCCTTCGTTGCTCACATAGGTCAAACCCGCGTCGATGATGCCGTACAAGGTGACCGATCCCTGGGCGTAAGTCCCGGAGGCCAGGAGCGTCAGGGCCACACCCAACAAGCTTCTTTTCATTTGTCTGATCCTGGATAGAGGGGATACCGAAAACTAACCAGGCAAATTTCCAAACACTTGACCGCAGACGCTTCGTAACTTGTTCGACTCGATTCGGACGGCAAACAGGTCTATGACCGGATCTTTCTATAATTTAACATAACACGAATTATCGGTTTTTCAGTTGCAGTAGCTAGATCGTGATGTCCGCTTGGAACGGCATGTCGTCGGCACGGATTTCAATGGCTCACCGAGGAAACCAACCGCAATATCATGTTCAACGCGCGCAGCACGGTGTCGAGGATATAGCCGACGCCCTGTGGCGCCGACGCCGCCGTATGTTCTTGCTGCTCTTGCGCGCGATGCCGTTCCGTGTGTGACCGCGTGGTGGTTTCCGGACTCGACCGGTCGCCAGCCTCGGTCGTGTCCGCCGCGGTCACTTCAGCGGACAGGCCGGCGCCG
Protein-coding sequences here:
- a CDS encoding asparaginase, with the protein product MNVPPASTPYFPAGDAPARVAPDAIGALPAASPVTPAGPPLAAAAGRAAAARPATLPRVVILGTGGTIAGSGASAAESLHYRAGALTLDVLLAAVPGLDRLAAIASRQFAAIDSKDASLDFLCGLSREVNAVLARDDVDGVVITHGTDTLEETAYWLHLTVGSDKPVVMTAAMRPATALSADGPANLFDAVTLAAAPAARGQGVLVAFGNRIHSARDVVKASSHSVNAFASPESGALGWVQDGQVAFARAAQDLHTGLHTGLHTGLHTSGSRFARASGWQAADLAAVDIVVSHGGVSPRYIDALMRDSAGRVAGVVVAGTGNGSLHADLQQALAQLPGAGIAVVRSSRALEVRVTRGAAVDDAALGFVASGTLNPYKARLLLLLALSDGIAAPTALQTLFDAY
- a CDS encoding DUF1653 domain-containing protein, whose product is MSHVLSEKLSENTVYKHQRTGRLYSVVTRAKLEMSGEEVVVYQSLKSGRIWVRPSAEFFDGRYAPTSVPPILRRVE
- the lexA gene encoding transcriptional repressor LexA; amino-acid sequence: MLKLTARQQQVFELVQRAIERSGFPPTRAEIAAELGFSSANAAEEHLRALARKGVIELAPGASRGIRIVQPDAANDAAPAASLTRALFLPLIGQVAAGNPILAQEHVLRQYGCDPAMFSNKPDYLLTVRGLSMRDAGILDGDLLAVQRRREANDGQIVVARLGDEVTVKRFKRTATGVELIAENPDFSNILVDRERTDFELEGIAVGLIRPTQL
- the dusA gene encoding tRNA dihydrouridine(20/20a) synthase DusA — its product is MNHLESILPAHGRRICVAPMLDWTDRHCRFFHRQFSRHAWLYTEMVTTGALLHGDVARHLAFNEAEHPVALQLGGSEPAELARAARLAADWGYDEVNLNCGCPSERVQRGAFGACLMAEPGLVADGVKAMRDAVTLPVTVKHRIGIDHGEDYGFVRDFVGVVAAAGCATFIVHARNAILKGLSPKQNREIPPLRYEYAYRLKRDFPDLEIIVNGGIQTLDQAAEHLQRVDGVMLGREAYQNPTILRGVDQRFYGSTAPAMNDAEIEAVLIAYCEDAHRRGTPLNAIVRHVLGWHRGAPGARNWRRILSDTPRLTRGDFTLFDDARAALRTMQANFTTFGEHAESSSQV